In one Methylocaldum szegediense genomic region, the following are encoded:
- the istB gene encoding IS21-like element helper ATPase IstB, with translation MNLQHARITELSQSLKLERIGSDWPHLAQQAADREESFADFLEKLLIAEAKARAERTRQTLLKMATLPVVKTLEQYDFAFSLGAPRAQLQELAGLSFIERTENIVLLGPSGVGKTHLAIALAYRAVMAGLKTRFVTAADLMLQLTAAHRQERLKEYFNRVVMAPRLLVIDEIGYLPLGRDEANLFFNVVAKRYERGSLILTSNLPFTQWAGTFADDQTLTAAMLDRLLHHAHIVQITGDSYRLKDKRKAGTTPPQTAAVE, from the coding sequence ATGAATCTGCAGCACGCCCGGATTACCGAACTCAGCCAAAGCCTGAAGCTCGAGCGGATCGGGTCGGACTGGCCCCACCTGGCCCAGCAGGCCGCCGATCGCGAGGAGAGCTTTGCCGACTTCCTCGAGAAACTGCTCATCGCCGAGGCCAAGGCCCGCGCCGAACGCACCCGGCAGACCTTGCTCAAGATGGCCACCTTGCCGGTCGTGAAGACTTTGGAGCAGTACGACTTTGCTTTCTCCTTGGGAGCGCCCCGGGCCCAGCTCCAGGAACTGGCGGGTTTGAGCTTTATCGAGCGCACCGAGAACATCGTCCTGCTCGGCCCCAGCGGGGTTGGTAAAACCCATCTGGCGATCGCCTTGGCCTACCGCGCGGTGATGGCCGGCCTCAAGACACGCTTCGTCACCGCCGCCGATCTGATGTTGCAACTCACCGCCGCACACCGCCAGGAGCGTCTCAAGGAGTACTTCAACCGGGTCGTGATGGCGCCCAGGCTGTTGGTCATCGATGAGATCGGCTATCTGCCGCTCGGACGTGACGAAGCGAATCTCTTCTTCAACGTCGTCGCCAAGCGCTACGAGCGCGGCAGCCTGATTCTCACCAGCAACCTGCCGTTCACCCAGTGGGCGGGCACCTTTGCCGATGATCAGACCCTGACGGCCGCGATGCTGGATCGGCTCCTGCATCACGCCCACATCGTGCAAATCACCGGCGACAGTTACCGATTGAAGGACAAGCGCAAGGCAGGAACAACCCCGCCGCAGACAGCGGCCGTCGAATAA
- a CDS encoding IS481 family transposase → MQIRLHKNARTTPAVRQAIQASTLSERALAQKHGISRTTVRKWKHRSSVEDASHRPHTLRTTLTPAQEAIVVYLRQALLLPLDDLLAVTREFLNPAVSRSGLDRCLRRHGVASLKTLLPPTEKAKVKPFKAYEPGFLHLDVKYLPAIDGEPRRYLFVAIDRATRWVYVALKPNRSALSAKDFLKAVIQAAPFRIQKCLTDNGSEFTDRFLTRTRQPSGTHEFDRLCTEQGIEHRLIPPGRPQTNGLVERFNGRIEEVLQTHHFDSTADLDTTLHRYVELYNHHIPQKVLGHLTPIQALKNWQLSHPHLFRKKVYDRAGLDS, encoded by the coding sequence ATGCAGATTCGTCTTCATAAGAACGCCCGTACCACCCCGGCCGTTCGGCAGGCCATTCAAGCGTCCACGTTGAGCGAGCGCGCCTTGGCCCAAAAGCATGGCATTAGCCGAACGACCGTCCGCAAGTGGAAACACCGCTCCTCGGTCGAAGATGCCTCACACCGGCCCCACACCCTCAGAACCACGCTCACGCCCGCCCAGGAAGCCATCGTGGTCTACCTCCGCCAAGCTCTGCTCCTCCCCTTGGATGATCTCCTGGCCGTGACCCGGGAATTTCTCAATCCCGCCGTGTCCCGTTCCGGGCTAGACCGCTGCCTGCGCCGCCACGGGGTGGCGTCCCTCAAGACCCTGCTTCCGCCTACAGAGAAGGCGAAGGTCAAACCCTTCAAGGCCTATGAGCCCGGCTTCCTTCACCTGGATGTTAAGTACTTGCCCGCCATCGACGGCGAACCCCGCCGATACCTGTTCGTCGCCATCGACCGCGCCACCCGCTGGGTCTATGTCGCCCTCAAGCCCAACCGCTCCGCCTTAAGCGCAAAGGACTTCCTCAAAGCGGTGATTCAGGCCGCGCCTTTCCGCATCCAGAAATGCCTGACCGACAACGGCTCGGAGTTTACCGACCGTTTCCTGACCCGAACTCGGCAGCCCTCGGGGACGCATGAGTTTGACCGCCTCTGTACTGAACAAGGCATCGAACATCGCCTGATTCCGCCGGGCCGGCCCCAAACGAATGGCCTGGTGGAACGCTTCAATGGCCGCATCGAGGAGGTGTTGCAAACCCATCACTTCGATTCAACCGCCGATCTGGACACCACCCTGCACCGCTATGTCGAGCTGTACAATCATCACATTCCCCAAAAGGTCTTAGGCCATCTCACCCCGATCCAGGCTCTCAAAAACTGGCAACTGTCCCATCCTCATCTTTTTCGAAAGAAGGTTTACGATCGTGCGGGACTTGACAGCTAA
- the fdxH gene encoding formate dehydrogenase subunit beta — protein sequence MALQSLDIVRRSATTTPSPQQRQTMEVAKLIDVTKCIGCKACQSACMEWNDLREEVGINEGSYTNPHDLTANSWTLMRFAETEENGTLEWLIRKDGCMHCADPGCLKACPSPGAIIQYANGIVDFHEENCIGCGYCIAGCPFDIPRLSKKDNKVYKCTLCSDRVAVGLEPACIKACPTQALVFGSKKDMIEYANERIADLKERGFENAGLYDPPGVGGTHVMYVLHHADKPELYNDLPKDPVISPMVGLWKGIFKPLATAAIFFTALAGFFHYITVGPNETEEEDEEKKP from the coding sequence ATGGCATTACAATCCCTGGATATCGTCCGTCGATCCGCCACCACGACGCCGAGTCCGCAGCAGCGGCAGACCATGGAGGTGGCCAAGCTCATCGACGTCACCAAGTGCATCGGCTGCAAGGCGTGCCAGTCGGCCTGCATGGAATGGAACGACCTGCGCGAGGAAGTCGGGATCAACGAGGGTTCTTATACCAATCCGCACGATCTCACCGCCAACAGCTGGACGCTGATGCGCTTCGCCGAGACCGAGGAAAACGGCACGCTGGAATGGCTGATCCGTAAGGACGGTTGCATGCACTGCGCCGACCCCGGCTGCCTCAAGGCCTGTCCCTCGCCGGGCGCGATCATCCAATATGCGAACGGCATCGTCGATTTTCACGAGGAAAACTGCATCGGCTGCGGCTACTGCATCGCCGGCTGCCCGTTCGACATTCCGCGCCTCTCCAAGAAAGACAACAAGGTGTACAAATGCACCCTTTGCTCCGACCGGGTGGCGGTCGGCCTGGAGCCGGCCTGCATCAAGGCTTGTCCGACCCAGGCGCTGGTGTTCGGCAGCAAGAAAGATATGATCGAGTATGCCAACGAGCGCATCGCGGACCTTAAGGAACGCGGCTTCGAGAACGCCGGACTCTACGATCCTCCCGGCGTCGGCGGCACGCACGTCATGTACGTTCTGCACCATGCCGACAAGCCCGAGCTCTACAACGATCTTCCCAAGGACCCAGTCATCAGCCCCATGGTCGGACTGTGGAAAGGCATCTTCAAGCCCCTCGCCACCGCCGCGATATTCTTCACCGCCCTGGCCGGGTTCTTCCATTACATCACCGTCGGTCCCAACGAAACCGAAGAGGAAGACGAGGAGAAGAAGCCATGA
- the istA gene encoding IS21 family transposase, with protein MLTQEQSVEIKVLARQGHGIKAIARELGVSRNTVRKYLRSESALPRYRLRAPRPCKLDPFKAYLQQRIEAARPHWIPATVLLRELRERGYAGGISQLKAYLAPFKRRPEEPVVRFETPPGRQMQADFTTIRRGRDPLKAFVATLGFSRATFVRFSDREDSAAWLTGLREALHYFGGVPEEVLFDNAGAIITERDAYGEGRHRWHPALYALAGAYGFRPKVCRPYRAQTKGKVERFNGYLKASFITPLAATLKSAGLTLDVETANAQIGPWLDQVAHQRVHGTTGVQPAVRLAEERLALRPLPVQAPQGLPAPQRHVGRVLPHDSLQHPLSVYDQLLEVTA; from the coding sequence ATGTTGACTCAGGAGCAGTCAGTGGAGATCAAAGTATTGGCCCGACAGGGCCATGGCATCAAAGCCATCGCGCGGGAGCTGGGCGTCTCGCGCAACACGGTACGCAAGTACCTGCGCAGCGAAAGCGCGTTGCCCCGGTACCGGCTGCGGGCGCCCCGCCCCTGCAAGTTGGATCCCTTCAAAGCCTATCTGCAGCAACGCATCGAGGCGGCACGTCCGCATTGGATTCCGGCCACGGTGCTGCTGCGAGAGCTTCGTGAACGGGGCTATGCAGGCGGCATCAGCCAGCTCAAGGCGTATCTCGCCCCCTTCAAACGGCGACCGGAAGAACCGGTGGTCCGCTTTGAAACCCCACCGGGCCGCCAGATGCAGGCCGATTTCACGACGATCCGGCGGGGGCGCGATCCGCTCAAAGCCTTCGTGGCCACGCTGGGGTTCAGTCGCGCCACGTTCGTGCGCTTTTCCGACCGCGAGGACAGCGCGGCCTGGTTGACGGGGCTGCGCGAGGCCCTCCACTACTTCGGCGGGGTGCCCGAAGAGGTGCTGTTCGACAATGCCGGCGCCATCATCACCGAACGGGACGCCTACGGTGAAGGCCGGCACCGCTGGCACCCGGCCCTGTACGCGCTGGCCGGGGCGTATGGCTTCCGGCCCAAGGTCTGCCGGCCGTACCGGGCCCAAACCAAGGGCAAGGTGGAGCGCTTCAACGGATACCTGAAAGCCAGCTTCATCACGCCACTGGCGGCCACGCTCAAGAGCGCCGGCTTGACACTCGATGTCGAGACCGCCAATGCCCAGATCGGCCCCTGGCTCGATCAGGTGGCGCATCAACGGGTGCACGGCACCACCGGCGTACAGCCCGCGGTGCGATTGGCCGAAGAGCGCCTCGCCCTGCGGCCGTTGCCGGTTCAGGCACCCCAAGGCTTGCCGGCACCCCAGCGGCACGTTGGCCGCGTCTTGCCCCATGACAGCCTGCAACATCCCCTGTCGGTGTACGACCAGTTGCTGGAGGTGACGGCATGA